One Luteibacter sp. 9135 DNA segment encodes these proteins:
- a CDS encoding pseudouridine synthase, which translates to MRVNKYISESGRCSRREADELLVAGRVTINDAVVGMGAKALDGDVVKVDGEVVVARTLIASPAKSRGVYIALNKPVGITCTTDQSVDGNIVDFVDHPQRIFPIGRLDKDSEGLILMTSNGDIVNEILRAENHHEKEYLVAVNKAVTDDFLRGMARGVRIHGQMTQPCKVRKIAKFGFAIVLTQGLNRQIRLMAAEFGYRVTQLRRVRIVNVKLGHLKPGQWRNLTEQELAGLLPRRTQW; encoded by the coding sequence ATGCGCGTCAACAAGTACATCAGTGAGTCCGGACGCTGCTCGCGTCGCGAGGCCGACGAGTTGCTGGTGGCCGGCCGCGTCACCATCAACGACGCGGTGGTCGGCATGGGCGCCAAGGCGCTCGACGGCGACGTGGTCAAGGTGGATGGCGAGGTGGTGGTCGCGCGCACGCTCATCGCCAGCCCCGCGAAAAGCCGCGGCGTCTACATCGCGCTGAACAAGCCGGTAGGCATCACCTGCACCACCGACCAGAGCGTCGACGGCAACATCGTGGATTTCGTCGATCATCCGCAGCGCATCTTTCCCATCGGCCGCCTCGACAAGGATTCCGAGGGCCTGATCCTGATGACGAGCAACGGCGATATCGTCAATGAGATCCTGCGTGCGGAAAACCACCACGAGAAGGAATACCTGGTGGCGGTGAACAAGGCCGTGACCGACGACTTCCTCCGCGGCATGGCGCGCGGCGTCCGCATCCATGGGCAGATGACCCAGCCATGCAAGGTGCGCAAGATCGCGAAGTTCGGTTTCGCCATCGTGCTTACCCAGGGGCTCAACCGGCAGATCCGCCTCATGGCGGCCGAGTTCGGCTACCGCGTCACACAGTTGCGTCGCGTGCGCATCGTCAACGTCAAGCTCGGCCACCTCAAGCCTGGGCAGTGGCGCAACCTGACCGAACAGGAGCTGGCCGGCCTGCTGCCGCGGCGCACGCAGTGGTGA
- the dbpA gene encoding ATP-dependent RNA helicase DbpA, with the protein MDTFASLPLKPSLLAAVEGLGYAAMTPIQRDSLPPILDGRDVIAQARTGSGKTAAFGMGLLHHLNPDEIRLQALVLCPTRELADQVSKALRRLAVNIPNVKLLTLCGGMPLGPQLASLEHDPHIVVGTPGRVQEHLKRGSLHGGGIRTLVLDEADRMLDMGFEEAIDDIVKRISKHHQTLLFSATYPDDIRTMSGRVQRDPVTVTADEPQAVPTIEQRVVEVEPAHKADVLARILTHEKPEAALVFCNMRKDTEGLAAELDRRGFTALALHGDLEQRDRDEVLVRFANHSCSILVATDVAARGLDIAALPLVVSYDVAHDVDTHTHRIGRTGRAGANGMAISLAGSRELPKIKAIEERLGTTLPRHPARAQAEGKKVLNLAPMKTLVIDGGRRDKMRPGDILGALTGDAGLDAKDIGKIDVFATRAYVAIRRDLANRALERLRAGKIKGRTFRVRPLG; encoded by the coding sequence ATGGATACCTTTGCTTCCCTGCCTCTCAAGCCCTCCCTCCTCGCCGCCGTGGAGGGACTGGGCTACGCCGCGATGACACCCATCCAGCGAGACAGCCTGCCGCCGATCCTCGACGGCCGCGACGTCATCGCCCAGGCCCGCACAGGTAGCGGCAAGACGGCGGCGTTCGGAATGGGCCTGCTACACCACCTGAACCCCGACGAGATCCGCCTCCAGGCGCTGGTGCTGTGCCCGACGCGCGAGCTGGCCGACCAGGTCAGCAAGGCGCTGCGCCGGCTGGCGGTCAACATCCCCAACGTGAAGCTGCTGACGCTGTGCGGTGGCATGCCGCTTGGCCCGCAGCTGGCTTCGCTGGAGCATGATCCGCACATCGTCGTGGGCACCCCCGGCCGCGTGCAGGAACACCTCAAGCGTGGCAGCCTGCACGGCGGCGGCATCCGCACGCTGGTGCTGGACGAGGCCGACCGCATGCTCGACATGGGCTTCGAGGAAGCGATCGACGACATCGTCAAGCGCATTTCGAAGCACCATCAGACACTGCTGTTCTCGGCCACTTATCCCGACGACATCCGTACGATGAGCGGACGCGTGCAGCGCGATCCGGTCACCGTCACGGCGGACGAGCCACAGGCCGTGCCGACGATCGAGCAACGCGTCGTCGAGGTCGAGCCCGCCCACAAGGCGGACGTGCTGGCGCGCATTCTGACGCACGAGAAACCCGAAGCCGCACTGGTCTTCTGCAACATGCGCAAGGATACCGAGGGCCTGGCCGCCGAGCTCGATCGTCGCGGCTTTACCGCCCTTGCCCTGCACGGCGACCTGGAACAGCGCGATCGCGATGAAGTGCTGGTGCGCTTCGCCAATCACAGCTGCTCCATCCTGGTGGCCACGGACGTTGCCGCGCGCGGCCTCGACATCGCGGCCCTGCCGCTGGTGGTCAGCTACGACGTCGCGCACGATGTGGATACCCATACGCACCGCATCGGTCGCACCGGCCGCGCGGGTGCCAACGGCATGGCCATCTCGCTGGCCGGCTCGCGCGAGTTGCCCAAGATCAAGGCCATCGAGGAGCGACTGGGGACCACGTTGCCACGTCATCCCGCGCGGGCGCAGGCGGAAGGCAAGAAGGTCCTCAACCTGGCCCCCATGAAAACGCTGGTCATCGACGGTGGCCGGAGGGACAAGATGCGTCCCGGCGACATCCTGGGCGCACTGACGGGCGATGCCGGGCTCGATGCGAAGGACATCGGCAAGATCGATGTCTTCGCCACGCGGGCTTATGTGGCGATCCGCCGCGATCTCGCCAATCGCGCCCTCGAACGCCTGCGTGCCGGCAAGATCAAGGGGCGCACGTTTCGCGTCCGCCCCCTAGGCTGA
- the hrpB gene encoding ATP-dependent helicase HrpB: MTPSFPITPLLPRIVASLVTHTRLVLEAPPGAGKTTQVPLALLDAPWLGDQRILMLEPRRIAARAAASFMAAQLGEDVGGTVGYRIRFESRVGPRTRIEVVTEGILGRMIQDDPGLDGVGAILFDEFHERHLAGDLGAALALDVQASLRPDLRLLVMSATLDGERMAQWLDAPRVSSPGRSFPVRVEYAPARMQEGLEQHLARVVAQALAENEGDVLAFLPGRREIERARGLVERRDETLEVVALHGELSLAEQQLALTPADAGTRRVILATNVAESSVTLPGIRAVVDAGLAREPRFDPTSGFARLETVHISQASADQRAGRAGRVAPGTTYRLWSQSRRLEASRTAEIQHTELSGLALELAGWGSDDLPWLDAPPAGAMGQARDLLQRLGALDTTSALSRLGREMLALGATPRLGAAACRAPAGRRALVADLLALVEARSPLRGEEGRSDDFRQRVAALHLWRDAGARGARAASADIGALAAIEKAAAGWRRRLDVRTAASGMPDSHAVGDLLVHAFPDRVARRDDGHASRYLLANGRGARLHENSALHGEPWIVVLDLRLEARDSLIYAAAPFDAAVLERDHADRFVTERVLRWDDERQIAEAFEERRFDALPISRKPLPLRGDDAVPALLTAIRSRGIAALPWSDTARRLRARIGALRVWHPAVGLPDVADAALLDTLDAWLAPFLTGKRRLDALQASDLSEALAGMLDYEQRRALDAHAPEDLKVPSGMTRRLEYGARDDDPGAPPVLAVKLQELFGLADTPRVGDGRIAVMLHLLSPAGRPIQVTQDLAGFWDRTYPEVKKELKGRYPRHPWPDDPWTATATHRAKPRGT; the protein is encoded by the coding sequence ATGACTCCCTCGTTTCCGATCACGCCGCTGCTGCCCCGGATCGTCGCTTCGCTGGTGACGCACACGCGCCTCGTACTGGAGGCGCCGCCGGGCGCCGGCAAGACCACCCAGGTGCCGCTGGCGCTGCTGGATGCGCCGTGGTTGGGCGACCAACGCATCCTGATGCTGGAGCCACGCCGCATCGCCGCGCGCGCCGCGGCATCCTTCATGGCCGCGCAACTCGGCGAGGACGTAGGCGGCACGGTCGGCTATCGCATCCGGTTCGAATCGCGTGTCGGGCCGCGGACGCGCATCGAAGTGGTCACCGAAGGCATCCTGGGCCGGATGATCCAGGACGATCCGGGGCTGGACGGCGTCGGTGCGATCCTGTTCGACGAGTTCCACGAGCGCCACCTTGCGGGTGACCTCGGCGCAGCGCTGGCGCTGGATGTCCAGGCCAGCCTGCGACCGGACCTGCGCCTGCTGGTGATGTCGGCCACCCTGGACGGCGAGCGCATGGCGCAATGGCTGGATGCGCCTCGGGTGAGCAGCCCGGGGCGCAGTTTTCCGGTAAGGGTCGAGTATGCCCCGGCCCGCATGCAGGAGGGTCTCGAACAGCACCTTGCACGCGTGGTGGCGCAGGCCCTCGCGGAAAACGAAGGCGATGTGCTTGCGTTCCTGCCCGGCCGTCGCGAGATCGAGCGCGCGCGTGGCCTGGTCGAGCGCCGCGATGAGACCCTCGAGGTGGTGGCCCTGCATGGCGAGCTTTCACTGGCCGAGCAGCAACTGGCCCTGACGCCTGCAGATGCCGGCACACGGCGGGTCATCCTTGCCACCAACGTGGCCGAGTCCAGCGTCACGCTGCCGGGTATTCGCGCGGTGGTGGACGCAGGCCTGGCGCGCGAGCCACGTTTCGACCCCACGTCGGGCTTCGCGCGTCTGGAGACCGTGCACATCTCGCAGGCATCCGCCGACCAGCGTGCGGGTCGTGCCGGGCGTGTGGCCCCTGGAACGACCTACCGGCTCTGGTCGCAGAGCCGCCGCCTCGAAGCATCGCGCACGGCGGAGATCCAACACACCGAACTATCCGGGCTGGCGCTCGAACTGGCTGGCTGGGGCAGCGACGACCTGCCCTGGCTGGACGCGCCGCCCGCTGGCGCGATGGGCCAGGCACGCGACCTGTTACAGCGGCTGGGCGCCCTGGACACCACCTCGGCACTCAGCCGACTTGGCCGCGAGATGCTGGCGCTGGGGGCCACCCCCCGGCTGGGCGCGGCCGCATGTCGCGCGCCGGCCGGGCGCAGGGCGCTGGTGGCCGACCTGCTCGCGCTGGTGGAAGCGCGCTCGCCCCTGCGCGGCGAGGAGGGCCGCAGCGACGATTTTCGTCAGCGGGTGGCGGCGTTGCATCTTTGGCGCGACGCGGGTGCGCGTGGCGCGCGTGCCGCCTCCGCGGACATCGGTGCGCTGGCGGCGATCGAAAAAGCCGCCGCGGGATGGCGTCGTCGTCTCGACGTCCGCACGGCCGCCAGCGGCATGCCGGACAGCCATGCCGTGGGCGACTTGCTCGTGCATGCGTTTCCCGACCGGGTGGCTCGGCGTGACGACGGCCATGCGTCGCGCTACCTCCTGGCAAACGGGCGCGGCGCGCGGCTGCACGAGAACAGCGCGCTGCACGGCGAGCCGTGGATCGTCGTCCTGGACCTGCGCCTGGAAGCGCGCGACAGCCTGATCTATGCTGCGGCGCCTTTCGATGCCGCCGTGCTCGAGCGCGACCATGCCGATCGCTTCGTCACGGAGCGCGTGCTGCGCTGGGACGACGAGCGACAGATCGCCGAGGCCTTCGAAGAGCGTCGTTTCGACGCCCTGCCGATCTCACGCAAGCCGTTGCCCCTGCGTGGCGACGACGCTGTTCCCGCGTTGTTGACCGCCATCCGGTCGCGGGGCATCGCGGCCCTGCCCTGGAGCGATACGGCGAGGCGCCTGCGCGCGCGGATCGGTGCCCTGCGCGTGTGGCATCCGGCCGTCGGCTTGCCCGATGTCGCCGATGCGGCCCTGCTGGACACACTGGATGCGTGGCTGGCGCCGTTCCTGACAGGCAAGCGCCGGCTCGACGCGCTGCAGGCCTCGGATCTTTCCGAAGCACTCGCTGGCATGCTCGATTACGAGCAGCGCCGTGCGCTGGACGCGCATGCGCCCGAGGACCTGAAAGTGCCCAGCGGTATGACCCGCCGCCTCGAGTACGGCGCGCGCGACGACGACCCGGGCGCACCGCCCGTGCTGGCGGTGAAGCTCCAGGAACTCTTCGGCCTGGCGGACACGCCCCGCGTGGGCGACGGACGCATCGCCGTCATGCTCCACCTTCTCTCACCGGCCGGGCGACCCATCCAGGTCACCCAAGACCTGGCGGGCTTCTGGGATCGCACCTATCCGGAAGTGAAGAAAGAACTGAAGGGTCGCTATCCCCGTCATCCGTGGCCGGATGATCCCTGGACGGCCACGGCGACGCACCGCGCGAAGCCACGCGGAACCTGA
- the gspD gene encoding type II secretion system secretin GspD gives MKPCTLGMAALSALLMAGCASHSSRLASHALEYEALAGTERPVPAPLPLNEPPEADVTDAAAPSIQPGNGHFIRPQARTVPSPVASGTDAVTFNFEDQPVEAVVKAILGDLLKANYAILPGVRGTVSFSTAQPVTREQALPILETLLSWTGNALVHEQGRYNVLPSTQAVAGHLVPRLKAGAPAAGMSARLFTLRHVAAPEMARLLAPFVLPEAVLLADPARPVLVLAGTPDELANYQATIDTFDVDWVAGMSVGVFSLKHATVGELLPALESVFGKDSGGPVAGLIRFLPVERTGSIVVIGTQESHVSQVGEWIARIDGGGGNEPRLFVYDLRNLPATDVARYIGSVFDASVGGDQGGRVMPGPESESLGSTEATTDAGGIGAGFGDRDMAEDPTFFQSAAPSLSGSGRSTGASTIRVTAIDANNQLMIRARPSEWAEVRKAIERLDAVPLQVQIETRILEVQLRDAFRFGVQWYLEGLAGGNGGVAQPGNKQQWALGGGIGAVPTGRPDTLFYSFVNSELQVALRAMEHNGHTKILSAPSLVVVNNHKARIQVGDQIPVTQTYVNTNVGSGNPVGQVEYKDTGVILDVRPRVNPGGLVYLDVIQEVSRAGSDTNATNLPIMKRKLTTQVAVQSGQTVLLGGLIRELDTENRSGVPGLSRVPLLGALFRNQDNGGMRTELVVLITPRVIANGVEAKRVLDDYRRSFRSLRPLERVASDTTTTSPLEEG, from the coding sequence ATGAAACCATGCACACTCGGCATGGCCGCCCTGTCGGCCCTGCTGATGGCCGGCTGCGCCTCGCATTCGTCCCGGCTCGCCTCGCACGCGCTGGAATACGAAGCGCTGGCCGGCACCGAACGGCCCGTACCCGCGCCCTTGCCGCTGAACGAGCCGCCCGAGGCCGATGTCACCGATGCCGCCGCGCCGTCGATCCAGCCCGGCAACGGACACTTCATCAGGCCGCAGGCGCGGACGGTGCCATCCCCCGTGGCCAGCGGAACCGACGCGGTGACCTTCAACTTCGAAGACCAGCCCGTGGAGGCCGTGGTCAAGGCCATCCTGGGCGACCTGCTGAAGGCCAACTACGCGATATTGCCTGGCGTGCGCGGCACCGTGTCGTTCTCCACGGCGCAGCCCGTGACGCGCGAGCAGGCCCTACCCATCCTGGAGACCTTGCTGTCCTGGACGGGCAATGCGCTGGTCCACGAGCAGGGCCGCTACAACGTGCTGCCTTCGACGCAGGCCGTCGCCGGCCACCTCGTGCCCCGCCTGAAGGCCGGCGCACCGGCCGCGGGCATGTCCGCACGCCTCTTCACCCTTCGCCACGTGGCGGCGCCGGAAATGGCCAGGCTGCTGGCACCGTTCGTGCTCCCCGAGGCCGTGCTGCTCGCGGATCCCGCGAGGCCGGTGCTCGTGCTTGCCGGCACGCCCGATGAACTGGCGAATTACCAGGCCACCATCGACACGTTCGATGTCGATTGGGTGGCCGGCATGTCGGTCGGGGTGTTCAGCCTGAAGCATGCCACCGTCGGTGAGTTGCTGCCTGCCCTGGAGTCGGTATTCGGGAAAGACAGCGGCGGTCCGGTCGCCGGCCTCATCCGCTTCCTGCCCGTCGAGCGTACCGGCAGCATCGTGGTCATCGGTACACAGGAATCGCATGTCAGTCAGGTGGGCGAATGGATCGCGCGCATCGACGGCGGGGGCGGCAACGAACCCCGCCTCTTCGTCTACGACCTGCGTAACCTGCCGGCCACCGATGTGGCGCGCTACATCGGCAGCGTGTTCGATGCATCGGTCGGTGGCGACCAGGGCGGTCGGGTGATGCCGGGGCCGGAGTCGGAAAGCCTGGGCAGTACCGAGGCAACCACGGATGCCGGTGGCATCGGCGCCGGCTTCGGCGACCGTGACATGGCCGAGGATCCCACCTTTTTCCAGTCCGCCGCGCCCTCGCTATCCGGATCGGGCCGCAGCACGGGCGCCAGCACCATCCGGGTCACCGCCATCGACGCGAACAACCAGCTGATGATTCGCGCGCGCCCGTCGGAGTGGGCGGAGGTGCGCAAGGCGATCGAGCGCCTGGACGCGGTACCCCTGCAGGTGCAGATCGAAACACGCATCCTCGAAGTGCAGCTGCGCGACGCCTTTCGCTTTGGCGTGCAGTGGTACCTCGAAGGCCTCGCGGGCGGCAACGGCGGGGTGGCGCAACCCGGCAACAAGCAGCAGTGGGCACTGGGCGGCGGCATCGGTGCCGTGCCTACCGGTCGGCCGGACACCTTGTTCTACTCGTTCGTCAATAGCGAGTTGCAGGTGGCGTTGCGCGCGATGGAACACAACGGACATACCAAGATCCTCTCGGCACCTTCGCTGGTGGTGGTGAACAACCACAAGGCGCGCATCCAGGTGGGTGACCAGATTCCGGTGACGCAGACCTACGTGAACACGAATGTCGGCAGCGGCAATCCCGTGGGGCAGGTGGAATACAAGGATACCGGCGTCATCCTGGACGTGCGCCCGCGCGTGAATCCGGGCGGCCTGGTCTACCTCGACGTGATCCAGGAAGTCAGCCGGGCCGGTAGCGACACCAACGCCACCAACCTGCCGATCATGAAGCGCAAGCTGACCACCCAGGTGGCGGTACAGAGCGGCCAGACGGTGCTGCTCGGCGGGCTCATCCGCGAACTTGACACGGAGAACCGCAGTGGTGTGCCAGGCCTGTCGCGTGTACCGCTGCTGGGTGCGCTGTTCCGCAACCAGGACAACGGCGGTATGCGTACGGAACTCGTCGTACTGATCACGCCGCGGGTAATCGCCAACGGCGTGGAGGCCAAACGGGTGCTGGACGACTACCGCCGATCGTTCCGCTCACTGCGGCCGCTGGAACGTGTCGCCAGCGACACGACGACCACCTCACCTCTGGAAGAAGGGTGA
- the gspM gene encoding type II secretion system protein GspM, with protein MSALQDASQLQLERFRRAWRGSALPGLLRWWGGELAALMPVRWREAFAGGERWYAVERHDTGWQMRRAGESLPVAEAADADTPEHRAAVLAGALAEADPADRRVALVLPAAQVMRRRLVLPLAARDNLRQVVGFDLDRQTPFRAEDIHYGVREIGAAGTEGRFIAELAATPRIALDPLLDELAGLGVMPDRVDVAEGHDLAGVDLLPPARAPRRVDRRRRLNLMLFAAIVLLAIATMAMWLHNRTLALETMRAEVEAMQGDAQRVKALRQKLTDSAGASGFLARRKTETPAVLPVLDELTRRLPDDTWLERFTLNTTGQLGFQGQSPQAARLIDALKGARTIGDPSFQGTIQSDPTSGKERFYMQAKAIIPKPAAPAASAGPARAGTTGTSTQGGARGAAAASTAREAPMRLKPAESRIAAILLALVVLVLAYFIFIHWWFVAPQAAIADEMDDLRDTQRRYAAAIAERPQLEKRLASLEQGQTRSDAFLPGDDTNAAAAGLMQRIVDVAAAHKEDGACDVVQKMPVPSQEKTGDPYRKVTVNISLRCQMQPMTAVIHDIENATPYLFIEDFSIYRNPVAARAGGAAPMEVQFTVSGYIHAASAAKAAT; from the coding sequence ATGAGCGCTTTGCAGGACGCCTCCCAGTTGCAGCTCGAGCGCTTCCGTCGCGCCTGGCGGGGCAGTGCGTTGCCCGGGCTGTTGCGCTGGTGGGGCGGCGAACTGGCCGCCCTCATGCCCGTCCGCTGGCGCGAAGCCTTCGCCGGTGGCGAGCGCTGGTACGCGGTGGAGCGTCACGACACCGGCTGGCAGATGCGCCGCGCGGGCGAGTCCCTTCCCGTGGCCGAGGCCGCCGACGCCGACACACCGGAGCACCGCGCCGCCGTGCTGGCCGGGGCGCTGGCCGAGGCCGATCCCGCCGACCGCCGCGTCGCCCTGGTGCTGCCCGCGGCCCAGGTGATGCGCCGTCGGCTGGTACTGCCGCTCGCGGCGCGCGACAACCTGCGTCAGGTGGTCGGGTTCGACCTGGACCGGCAAACCCCGTTTCGCGCAGAGGATATCCACTACGGCGTACGCGAGATCGGCGCTGCCGGCACCGAGGGCCGTTTCATCGCCGAGCTGGCGGCCACGCCGCGCATCGCGCTCGATCCGCTGCTCGACGAACTCGCCGGCCTGGGTGTCATGCCGGACCGTGTCGATGTCGCCGAGGGCCACGACCTCGCGGGGGTGGATCTGCTGCCGCCCGCACGGGCGCCGCGCCGTGTCGACCGACGCCGGCGCCTCAACCTCATGCTATTCGCGGCCATCGTGCTGCTGGCGATCGCCACCATGGCGATGTGGCTGCACAACCGCACCCTCGCGCTGGAGACGATGCGCGCCGAAGTCGAAGCCATGCAGGGCGATGCCCAGCGGGTGAAGGCCCTTCGCCAGAAGCTCACCGACAGCGCCGGTGCGTCCGGTTTCCTCGCCCGTCGAAAAACCGAAACGCCGGCCGTCCTGCCGGTTCTCGACGAACTCACCCGCCGGCTCCCCGACGACACCTGGCTGGAGCGCTTCACACTCAACACCACGGGCCAGCTCGGTTTCCAGGGACAAAGCCCCCAGGCGGCGCGCCTTATCGATGCGTTGAAGGGTGCGCGCACCATTGGCGATCCCAGCTTCCAGGGCACGATCCAGTCCGATCCCACCTCGGGCAAGGAGCGCTTCTACATGCAGGCCAAGGCGATCATCCCCAAGCCGGCGGCCCCCGCTGCATCTGCGGGTCCCGCCCGTGCCGGCACCACGGGTACATCCACGCAGGGTGGCGCGCGCGGCGCCGCCGCCGCGTCCACCGCCAGGGAGGCCCCCATGCGCCTTAAGCCCGCCGAATCGCGCATCGCCGCCATCCTGCTCGCGCTGGTCGTGCTCGTCCTTGCCTACTTCATCTTCATCCACTGGTGGTTCGTGGCCCCGCAAGCGGCCATCGCCGATGAAATGGACGATCTGCGCGACACGCAGCGGCGCTACGCCGCCGCTATCGCCGAACGCCCGCAGCTGGAAAAACGGCTGGCTTCGCTCGAACAGGGGCAGACCCGCAGCGACGCCTTCCTGCCGGGCGACGATACCAACGCCGCGGCGGCGGGCCTCATGCAACGCATCGTCGATGTCGCCGCTGCGCACAAGGAAGACGGCGCCTGCGACGTGGTGCAGAAAATGCCGGTGCCCAGCCAGGAAAAAACCGGCGACCCCTACCGCAAGGTCACGGTGAACATCAGCCTGCGTTGCCAGATGCAACCGATGACGGCCGTCATCCACGACATCGAGAACGCCACGCCATACCTGTTCATTGAAGATTTCAGCATCTATCGCAACCCGGTCGCGGCGCGTGCCGGCGGCGCCGCGCCGATGGAAGTCCAGTTCACCGTCTCCGGTTACATCCATGCCGCCAGCGCGGCGAAGGCGGCCACATGA
- a CDS encoding general secretion pathway protein GspK has product MRRRQRGVALLIVLWGCTLLAIMLGGFAALARTEGLQARYQFAQTRAHYAAEAGLVRAIQALQSPDIDSRWVADGRPYLFTFDDAKVTLTIIDEDGKVDLNAASDDVLTGLFKAAGTPDDKASRLSAAIQDWRRAGDEALPNGAKLPQYQAAGLDYGPRNGPFATVEEGRMVLGMDAALWTQVAPVLTIWSGRERPNTEHAPPLALAAIPGMGTAGAAAVLAARGQATGAVAAGGNGVTHTIRAQAILDDGTRSSLTATIRLRGIRSGNQPYAVLRWREGDEE; this is encoded by the coding sequence ATGCGGCGCAGGCAACGCGGCGTCGCCCTGCTGATCGTGCTATGGGGCTGCACGCTGCTGGCCATCATGCTGGGCGGCTTCGCGGCACTGGCCCGCACCGAGGGGCTTCAGGCCCGCTATCAGTTCGCCCAGACACGTGCGCACTACGCGGCCGAGGCGGGCCTGGTACGTGCCATCCAGGCGCTTCAATCGCCCGATATCGATTCGCGCTGGGTAGCGGACGGCCGGCCGTACCTGTTCACGTTCGACGATGCCAAGGTCACCCTCACCATCATCGACGAGGACGGCAAGGTCGATCTCAACGCCGCCTCCGACGACGTGCTGACCGGCCTGTTCAAGGCGGCGGGCACGCCCGACGACAAGGCGAGCCGGCTCTCCGCGGCCATCCAGGACTGGCGGCGGGCAGGCGACGAAGCCTTGCCCAACGGCGCCAAGCTGCCGCAGTACCAGGCGGCGGGTCTCGATTACGGCCCACGCAACGGACCCTTCGCCACGGTGGAAGAGGGGCGCATGGTGCTCGGCATGGATGCGGCCCTGTGGACACAGGTGGCTCCCGTGCTGACGATCTGGTCGGGCCGCGAACGGCCGAACACCGAGCACGCGCCGCCGCTGGCCCTTGCCGCGATTCCGGGCATGGGCACCGCCGGTGCCGCCGCGGTCCTTGCCGCGCGCGGGCAAGCCACGGGTGCCGTGGCGGCCGGAGGCAACGGTGTCACGCACACGATACGTGCGCAGGCGATCCTTGACGACGGGACTCGGAGTTCCCTTACAGCGACGATCCGACTGCGTGGGATAAGATCCGGAAACCAGCCCTACGCGGTATTGCGTTGGCGCGAAGGAGACGAGGAATGA
- a CDS encoding prepilin-type N-terminal cleavage/methylation domain-containing protein produces MRRQQGFSLMEVLAALALLTIVLLGVYSGISTASRIVRSGGQAIQRMDEIRSAQGYLRSEIAQALIVPFGETDDGDPIVFSGDASTLRFVAPMPGYLSRLGPQLQTVSLVRDGNQGYRLEVALAMLPPNGGDPKPLGEPEVLLRGIRRGAFAYRGMDDKNQPGDWQDTWDDGRRTPMLVRLSLDVGSNVVFPTLVAPIRLDPTASRNGFSLTRGGRGPVLR; encoded by the coding sequence ATGAGGCGGCAGCAGGGTTTCAGCCTGATGGAGGTGCTGGCCGCGCTCGCGCTGCTGACCATCGTGCTGTTGGGTGTGTATTCCGGGATCAGCACCGCGTCGCGCATCGTGCGCAGCGGTGGCCAGGCCATCCAGCGGATGGACGAGATCCGCTCGGCCCAGGGCTACCTGCGCAGCGAGATCGCCCAGGCGCTGATCGTGCCGTTCGGCGAAACCGACGACGGCGATCCCATCGTGTTCTCCGGTGATGCCAGCACGCTCCGCTTCGTGGCGCCGATGCCCGGCTACCTGTCGCGCCTGGGGCCGCAACTGCAAACGGTGTCGCTGGTGCGCGACGGCAACCAGGGCTACCGGCTGGAAGTGGCCCTGGCCATGCTGCCGCCCAACGGGGGCGATCCCAAGCCACTGGGCGAGCCCGAGGTGTTGCTGCGCGGCATCCGGCGCGGCGCCTTCGCCTATCGCGGCATGGACGACAAGAACCAGCCGGGCGACTGGCAGGACACCTGGGACGACGGCCGGCGTACGCCCATGTTGGTCAGGCTGTCGCTCGATGTGGGCAGCAACGTGGTCTTTCCGACCCTGGTCGCCCCCATCCGACTCGATCCCACGGCGTCGCGCAATGGGTTCTCACTGACGCGTGGCGGGCGCGGGCCGGTGCTCCGGTGA
- a CDS encoding prepilin-type N-terminal cleavage/methylation domain-containing protein: MTRMGRQGGFSLLEVIAAIAVLAIAFSALMQVAGSSMSLTARANERTQAALRARSLLDGAFVMEPVREGSSEGRIDDVYRWRMNVSRYQSPGDRPAADGVSPAALLYRLDLDVMWGPEGSERHARFATLRMGNPNQDASP; encoded by the coding sequence ATGACACGCATGGGCCGCCAGGGTGGTTTCAGCCTGCTCGAAGTCATTGCCGCCATCGCCGTGCTGGCCATCGCCTTTTCCGCGTTGATGCAGGTGGCGGGCAGTTCCATGAGCCTGACCGCGCGCGCGAACGAGCGCACGCAGGCAGCGTTGCGGGCACGCAGCCTGCTCGACGGCGCCTTCGTCATGGAGCCCGTGCGCGAGGGCAGCAGCGAAGGGCGGATCGACGATGTCTACCGCTGGCGCATGAACGTCAGCCGTTACCAGTCACCCGGCGATCGTCCCGCGGCGGACGGCGTCAGCCCGGCGGCCCTGCTGTATCGACTCGACCTGGACGTGATGTGGGGGCCTGAGGGCAGCGAGCGACATGCGCGCTTCGCCACGCTGCGCATGGGCAACCCCAACCAGGATGCCTCGCCATGA